In the genome of Bremerella sp. JC817, the window TTGCTGATTGACGAAAGTGCTCAAAGTCAGCAATGGGACCACGAATACCAAATGTCGGTGTTGCAAATTGCCTGGGGAAAGCTGCGCGATGGCTTTAATCCCAAACACAGCGAGGTATACGATCGCCTGATCGAAGGCAAATCGACCGCCGAAATCGAAGCCGAACTGCAAGTCAACGCCGCCAATATCCGGCAGATCAAAAAACGTATCTCTCCTGTTATCAAACAGTTGCTTCGCGACTGGGGCGAGCTCTAACTTCGCTTCCTCCGCCAGTTCATGAATCCCTGACCTAATTTGTGTCACGCAGATAATCCGGCAACGTTCTCTCGGGTATGAATATCTCTGAAACAATACCCATTGCTCCGATCACACCTTGTTTGCAACGCGCGATATTAAGTGCTTACAAACAAGATGACATCAGCGATGTAGCAACCCTGGAGATAATTGAAGGGCACCTCAATCAATGTGCATCTTGCACCTACCACTTCGATCAACTCCCTGAAGAAGGGCTCCTCGAGCAATTCCTGAAGGATTCGACCCCTTCGACAAATTGCGATGCAACGGAAGTCACTCAGACAAACGACATCTCGGAGTTGCCTTTGAGTGTGCTGGAGTGTGGCAACTGGAACTGGCTCGGGCAACTTGGTCGGGGAGGAAGTGGCGAGGTCTATCTTTGCCAAAACGTTTCAAGCCGTTCGCTGGAAGCGGTGAAGGTGGTTCGGGCTCCGGCGGATGTCGCTGTCGGCACGATCGACCGGGTCTGTCGCGAGGCACGCCTCACGCAATTGCCCACGCACCCGAACGTTGTGCGAATGCAATCGCCGGTGCGTGTCGGAAGCTTTGTCTTGCTACCGATGCAATTGATTCTGGGCGAGAACCTCGAACAAATTACCCGACGCCTGGGAGGTAAGGTTTCGGTTGAGGTGGCCTGTCATTGGATCGACCAGGTCGTTGAAGCATTGATCTATGCCGCTCAGCAAGGGGTCGTGCATCGCGACATCAAACCGGCGAATTTGATGCTGGGTTATGACGGTGTCGTTCGTCTACTCGATTTCGGCATGGCGAAGCTCACACCGCTCGACGAGTTAGGAGAGAACACGGTAACCTTCGTGGGAAAGTGTGGGACACCAGGGTATCTGGCGCCGGAACAAGCCCTCAGCTTGAAGTCGGCCGATGCCCGCTCGGACCTTTATAGTCTCGGTTGTACTTTCTATCGACTGCTCGTCGGGCACCCTCCCTTCGCCGCGGAAACCGGACACACGAACTTTGATGCGGTCTTGGATGCGCATCAATCGGAGATCCCGCGTCCACTGCATGAAGTCTGCCCTGATATTCCGGTTCGCTTGAGTGCATTGGTTGCCAGGCTATTAGCCAAGTCTCCGGCAGATCGTTTCGCCTCAGCAGTCGAGTTGCAAAAGGCTCTCAAGAATTGGCGGGAAATTCTAACTCCTCCGCATGCCGGCCCCTCGCCGAAAGCCGGGCCGCAGATTCCACCACGGAATCGTGTTTCCACCCTCGTAGCCTTGGCGATGGTAATTGTGGCACTACTCGTTGCCAGCGGAGCCATCCTCAGTATTCAGACCAAGGCGGGTGAAGTGATTCTGCAAACCGACTCGCCGCTCGTGAAGATCACCATCGATGATCGTCCAGTCAAAGCGACCAAGATTGGTGTCAGTGAAGATGGTCTGGAGAAATTAAAGATCACTGCCAGAAAAGGCAAGCATCAATTGAAGATCGAGAAAGACGGCGTTTCGGTCTGGAGCCAGGAGGTTGATATTGGCGCCGACAATCAGCGACAGTTCACGATCCGCTTAAAACCAGAACCAGCCCCGGAACAACTCTCCACGGACGAGACACCGCCAATTGTCGAAGCCCCGCAGATGCCTTCCGAGCCTGAACCTCCGCAGGAATTGACGCTTGAAGAAAAGAAAGAGGATCTTCGTAAGCACCTCGTAGCTCACGATTGGCGTTACCGGGATAGCTTGTATCCGCCGGGCGACATTGCCCGCTTCCGCCCCAACGGCAAGTTCCACGATCGCTGGAATTGGAACTATTGGATTTTAGACGATCGCTCGTTCCACGTTCAGTTCTGGGATCCAATCTATAATCCGGAGACTGCCGTGCTCTTTGAGTTCAATGAAGACCGCACCGAATTCCGCTCTGAATTTGGCAAGGTAGGCGAGTGGCATGTCGTCACTGGCCGTATGATTCCTCGAGACGACGCGCCCTAAGCTTCCGGTTCACTCTCGCGGGTCCATTCAATTCGCCATGGCCACTGCCAACAAAAGTAGGCCAGCGCCGCGCATGCGGTCGCCATCAGCGACAACGGAAGCTGCAGCGTCTCGAGCCAACCAACTGTGGGTAAGAAGGTCTCCCAGTTCATCGCAAAATGAATTGCCCAGATGCCAGTCCCAACCAGCATGCTGACATTCGCAGCGCGGCCGCTGGCCGGTTTGGAATAGAGACCGATCATCATCGGTACGAACAGCCCAACCATTGTCAGCAGGTAAGCCTCTTCGAGCAGGGCATACGCACTCTCGCCGAAGAAGGCGAGCACGAGGCTGCAGATCGCCACCAACAACACGGCAACGCGGTTGCTGGTCAGCGTATCGATCTTGCCAATTCGCGGAAAGACGTTCTGAGCCAGCACACTCGCAGGTGAAAGGATCGCGCTGTCGATCGTCGAGAGAATCGCTGAAAGAAGTGCCACCAGAAAAATAACGGCAACCACCGGATGCAAGAAGGCATGCGCGAGTGCCGGCAGAATCTTGGTGTTCATATCTTCCGGAAACAGAAGATTTCCGGCCAGGGCCAGCAGCAGTGGAATCGCGCCGAACAGAAGGTACATCACGCCGGCGATCAGGCAGGCCCATTTCGCCGTGCGTTCCGATTTCGCGGCGAACACACGCTGCATCAAGTCTTGCCCCGGCAGATTGCCGAGCGCACCAATCGCAAACACTCCGATCCAGCCAATCAAACTGGCAAAAGATTCGGTCGGGATGATCGTGAGCATCTCTGGGGCCGAATCTTTTTGAACCCGGGTCAGGCCAGTCCATGCGTTGCCATCGCCCAGTTCCCATAGCACGACAACTCCCAAAACCAGCAGTCCGATCAGCACGAGCGAGATTTGGACAGCGTCGGTCAGCGTCACCGACCACATGCCGCCCATCAGCGTGTAGCCCGTGCCGATGATCGCCACGATCACCAGGCCCCAGCCGAAGGGAATCCCGAAGAACAGATTCAGCACTTCCGCCAAAGCAGTAAACTGCGCAGCGATCCAGCCGAAGTAACTGGGCACGAGAATCAACGACGACAACAGTTCCGCCTTCGATCCGAACTTGCGGCGAAAGAAGTCAGGCACGGTGAGAAGTTTCATCCGCCACATCGGCCCAGCAACAAACAGCCCGGCGATCAGCAGACAAAAACCAGCGCCGAAGGGATCGAGCGCTGCGGCACTCAGGCCATCGCTCCGAACTTCGTCGGCAGCGGTCAGCATCGTCCCGGCGCCAAACCAGGTTGCCAGCAAAGTCATCCATGCCAAAGAGAGCGGCAACTTGCGGCCGGCAACCAAAAAGTCTTCCGCGTCGTGCACCTGACGTTGGGCATACCAACCGATCGCATACATCGCCACCAGGTAAACAACCAATGTGATGGCCAGCAGCCATTGCAGCGACGGATCGATTTGCATTTACGGACAGCCCTCAGCGTCTTGCCAAACGAAAACCGACTTTCTGACGGATCGAAGTCGACGCATGATTTTAGCGAAGGCTACGCCGCTTCATCGATAGCAGAGTGGCCAGGTCACGTTCCGATCGCGCACAAAAAAAGCCGCCAGTTCATCAGAACTGACGGCTTTCTTTCAGTGTGGGCGGCAGGGATCGAACCTGCAACCTTCGGTTTCGTAGACCGATGCTCTATCCAATTGAGCTACGCCCACAACGTGTTTCTCGCTGGATGTTTTCCCTTAACAGGGCTTTGTTCCCAACTGAGATCCCAGATTATAGGGAGGCCTCCGCTTGTCGTAAAGACGCCCCTGGCGATCCTGGGTTCATGTTTGCAAAATTTTTGAGCCTGGCACTGGTATTTCCAGGGGATTCGTAACATGTGTCTCAGAAATTACTTCCGCATTTTTCGCCGATACGCGGAGGAGGGGACCTTCAGATTGCAGCGGCCTCCCGCCTCTAAGTCGAGCAGACGTTTCTTTTGCGAAACCCCCTCAGCACTGGTGAAGCCGCCGATCTGATTGCAGGCCGCCACCACACGATGGCAGGGGATAATCAGCGGGATGCGGTTCTTCGACATTGCGGTTCCCACCGCTCGGGCTGCTCCGGCCCGACCCGCCAACCGGGCAAGTTCGCCATACGTGACAACCTCGCCGTAAGGGATTTTCTGGCAAGCTTTCCAAATCCGCTGCTGGAAGTCGGTCCCGGCACTCAAATCGACCGGAACCTGCGAGAAGTCGATCTGCGTTCCAACCGCATAGTCGACCAGGTCCTGGGCCAGTTCCTGCTGGGCAGATGTCAATTTAACAGAGGGGCGTACATAGGCACCTTGTTGCTTCGTCTTGGTACCTTTGGGGAGCCAGAGGAAGCGAACCACGAGATCGTCACGCCACTGAATCTCAGCGGGTCCTAAACTTGTTTGCAGCCGAACCGAAATGACCAGCTCGCTGTCTTCTGTCATTATGCCCCTGAATTCGTTCGACATGGGCGTAGTCCTTCACCTTGCACCGCACCTTTGACACTTTTGTGACGGGCATTCTATACTTGAAGATGGTCCGTGCCACTCCTGCCGGCCGATGGACTGCCACGCCAAAAAAAGCACAAGGAGGCTTTGAATGGTTGATATCCGCTCGTTGACCGACGACTTTTACATCAACATGAATCTCAACACGGAGATGGATTTACCGAGCGGGCGAGATACAGTTCTTCATTTCTTCGAGCAGGTCCGCAAACGCTATCCCAAGATGCGTAACTTCTACGCGCGCGATAAAAACGAGTTCGTGCTGGAAGAAGACAAAGATGGGGGAAGCTACCGTTGGACTTCGGTCGAACCGAAACGCATCTTATCGGGACACGTCAATCCAGCGTCGTTTGAAGAAGCGGTCGAGCAGCACACGTTTGTCCTGGACCAGGTTCCCTACACGCTGTCGATCAGTCCGCTCGACTGCGAATCGCTCAATGCGATGTATGGCTTCGATTTTACCTACAGCGGCAACCACAACCAATTGGTTGCCGAGGCCCTTGGTCTGCCGCCGGCCTTTGAACGGCTGGTGCAAGGGAACGAGAACCGTCTTATCGGATTCGAGCCAGCCATCCAGTCGACCTTAGACGACGACTGTCGCACGCAGTTCCGTTTGAGTATCGAAACGCGTACCTCTGCCTACCATGTGCGGACCGGAGAGTTTCCGGAAGAGCAGTTGAGCGTCTACCTGACGGTACGTCGCTTTGGCAGTCTCGATGAAGGGGAGAACTATGTCACCGCATTTCAGCGTTTGCACGATCAAGCGGTCGGATTGCTCGAACAGCATGTGATCGGCAACATTCTAGAGCCGCTCAAGCAGGCGATTACCATTCGGTAAATTCGCCTGCCAATGTTCCGGTTCGAGGCCACTGATCTCGCGAATCTTTTCGGCCAGGCAGTTCGGCGATTATGACATCGTCCCGTCGATGAATGCCGCTGGACGTTTCGCGCGGGTGCAGCACATTAAGATTGGCAGAAAGTTGCCTGAACCTATTCCGGGTCGGACTGCTCTGGATAGGGTGGTTCATCGCCTTGGATTTCGTGCAGCGCGTTTTTGGCAGCTCGCTGCTCTGCTTCCTTCTTGTTGGCACCCCATGCCGAAGCATAGCGGGTTCCCTGCAAGATCACGGCGACATTGAAGAACTTGCTATGGTCTGGTCCCTTCTCGGCGACCAGTTCATAGTTGGGCGTCGTCCCGAATTCGCGCTGAGCGTATTGCTGCAGCATCGATTTGTAGTTGCTGCCCACTTCGCCGGCCGAGGCCTGTTCGATTTCTTCTTCCAGGGCGACCGCCAGAAACTGGTTGACTTTTTCGTCGCCACCATCCAGATAAATCGCGGCGATGATCGCCTCAAAGACGTCCGCTAACAGCGACTTGGGAACCGACTGGGTCGAGGCCATCCCTTTGCCCAGAATCAAAAACGGTTCGAGCCCCATCGCTTTGCTAAGCCGGGCACATGTGCTGCGGCTGACAACAATCGACTTAATTCGTGTCAGATCGCCTTCCAGGTAATTCGGAAAACGCAGAAAGAGCGATTCGCAGACGAACTTACCGAGAATGGCATCGCCGAGGAATTCGAGCCGTTCGTTGCTTCCCAGGCGATGATTCGCACCCGAAGCGTGCGTCAATGCGGACTGCAGAAGGTCTCGATTTTGAAAGGTGTATCCGAGTTTAAGTTCGCACTCGGAGAGCTGATCTTCACCGGTAGCCGGCGAGTCTTGGCCTCGTAGCATGATCGAACGGATCCATTTCATGGCGTTCGATATTTTCTTCGTTTGGTTGGAATCGCATGCAAAGAGTCCAGCAAAACGAAGGA includes:
- a CDS encoding sodium:solute symporter family protein, which translates into the protein MQIDPSLQWLLAITLVVYLVAMYAIGWYAQRQVHDAEDFLVAGRKLPLSLAWMTLLATWFGAGTMLTAADEVRSDGLSAAALDPFGAGFCLLIAGLFVAGPMWRMKLLTVPDFFRRKFGSKAELLSSLILVPSYFGWIAAQFTALAEVLNLFFGIPFGWGLVIVAIIGTGYTLMGGMWSVTLTDAVQISLVLIGLLVLGVVVLWELGDGNAWTGLTRVQKDSAPEMLTIIPTESFASLIGWIGVFAIGALGNLPGQDLMQRVFAAKSERTAKWACLIAGVMYLLFGAIPLLLALAGNLLFPEDMNTKILPALAHAFLHPVVAVIFLVALLSAILSTIDSAILSPASVLAQNVFPRIGKIDTLTSNRVAVLLVAICSLVLAFFGESAYALLEEAYLLTMVGLFVPMMIGLYSKPASGRAANVSMLVGTGIWAIHFAMNWETFLPTVGWLETLQLPLSLMATACAALAYFCWQWPWRIEWTRESEPEA
- the rnc gene encoding ribonuclease III; this translates as MKWIRSIMLRGQDSPATGEDQLSECELKLGYTFQNRDLLQSALTHASGANHRLGSNERLEFLGDAILGKFVCESLFLRFPNYLEGDLTRIKSIVVSRSTCARLSKAMGLEPFLILGKGMASTQSVPKSLLADVFEAIIAAIYLDGGDEKVNQFLAVALEEEIEQASAGEVGSNYKSMLQQYAQREFGTTPNYELVAEKGPDHSKFFNVAVILQGTRYASAWGANKKEAEQRAAKNALHEIQGDEPPYPEQSDPE
- a CDS encoding serine/threonine-protein kinase, whose translation is MNISETIPIAPITPCLQRAILSAYKQDDISDVATLEIIEGHLNQCASCTYHFDQLPEEGLLEQFLKDSTPSTNCDATEVTQTNDISELPLSVLECGNWNWLGQLGRGGSGEVYLCQNVSSRSLEAVKVVRAPADVAVGTIDRVCREARLTQLPTHPNVVRMQSPVRVGSFVLLPMQLILGENLEQITRRLGGKVSVEVACHWIDQVVEALIYAAQQGVVHRDIKPANLMLGYDGVVRLLDFGMAKLTPLDELGENTVTFVGKCGTPGYLAPEQALSLKSADARSDLYSLGCTFYRLLVGHPPFAAETGHTNFDAVLDAHQSEIPRPLHEVCPDIPVRLSALVARLLAKSPADRFASAVELQKALKNWREILTPPHAGPSPKAGPQIPPRNRVSTLVALAMVIVALLVASGAILSIQTKAGEVILQTDSPLVKITIDDRPVKATKIGVSEDGLEKLKITARKGKHQLKIEKDGVSVWSQEVDIGADNQRQFTIRLKPEPAPEQLSTDETPPIVEAPQMPSEPEPPQELTLEEKKEDLRKHLVAHDWRYRDSLYPPGDIARFRPNGKFHDRWNWNYWILDDRSFHVQFWDPIYNPETAVLFEFNEDRTEFRSEFGKVGEWHVVTGRMIPRDDAP
- a CDS encoding methylated-DNA--[protein]-cysteine S-methyltransferase produces the protein MTEDSELVISVRLQTSLGPAEIQWRDDLVVRFLWLPKGTKTKQQGAYVRPSVKLTSAQQELAQDLVDYAVGTQIDFSQVPVDLSAGTDFQQRIWKACQKIPYGEVVTYGELARLAGRAGAARAVGTAMSKNRIPLIIPCHRVVAACNQIGGFTSAEGVSQKKRLLDLEAGGRCNLKVPSSAYRRKMRK